One region of Populus trichocarpa isolate Nisqually-1 chromosome 4, P.trichocarpa_v4.1, whole genome shotgun sequence genomic DNA includes:
- the LOC7494518 gene encoding glutamate decarboxylase 1 isoform X1: MVLSKTASESDVSVHSTFASRYVRASLPRFKMPENSIPKEAAFQIINDELMLDGNPRLNLASFVTTWMEPECDKLIMASINKNYVDMDEYPVTTELQNRCVNMIAHLFNAPLGDSETAVGVGTVGSSEAIMLAGLAFKRKWQNKRKAEGKPYDKPNIVTGANVQVCWEKFARYFEVELKEVKLSDGYYVMDPEKAVQMVDENTICVAAILGSTLNGEFEDVKLLNDLLVEKNKSTGWDTPIHVDAASGGFIAPFIYPELEWDFRLPLVKSINVSGHKYGLVYAGIGWVIWRNKEDLPEELIFHINYLGADQPTFTLNFSKGSSQVIAQYYQLIRLGYEGYRNVMENCRDNMLVLKQGLEKTGKFNIVSKDNGVPLVAFSLKDNSLHNEFEVSDMLRRFGWIVPAYTMPPDAQHVTVLRVVIREDFSRTLAERLVIDIGKVLHELETLPSRISAKIVLANEEKDAVADKDKKDVQKETREIITAWRKLVIQRKKMNGVC, encoded by the exons ATGGTTCTCTCCAAGACAGCTTCAGAATCTGATGTCTCCGTTCACTCAACGTTTGCCTCTAGATATGTTCGAGCTTCACTTCCCAG GTTCAAGATGCCAGAGAACTCGATCCCGAAGGAGGCAGCCTTTCAGATCATAAACGATGAGCTCATGCTGGATGGAAACCCTAGGCTGAACCTAGCATCGTTTGTGACGACATGGATGGAGCCTGAATGTGACAAGCTTATCATGGCTTCTATCAACAAAAACTACGTCGACATGGATGAATACCCTGTCACCACTGAGCTTCAG AATCGATGCGTTAACATGATAGCCCATCTCTTCAATGCTCCACTTGGAGACTCAGAGACAGCGGTAGGAGTAGGAACTGTTGGATCTTCTGAGGCTATAATGTTGGCTGGTTTGGCATTCAAGAGGAAGTGGCAAAACAAGAGAAAAGCTGAGGGAAAGCCTTACGATAAGCCTAACATTGTCACGGGAGCCAATGTTCAG GTATGTTGGGAGAAATTTGCAAGGTACTTTGAGGTGGAGTTGAAGGAGGTGAAGCTTAGTGATGGCTATTATGTGATGGATCCTGAGAAAGCAGTGCAAATGGTGGATGAGAACACAATCTGTGTTGCAGCTATTCTTGGTTCCACTCTTAATGGAGAATTTGAAGATGTCAAGCTCTTGAATGATCTCCTGGTGGAGAAGAACAAATCAACAGG TTGGGATACTCCGATCCATGTCGATGCGGCCAGCGGTGGCTTCATTGCACCTTTTATATACCCGGAGCTCGAGTGGGATTTCCGGTTGCCATTGGTGAAGAGTATCAATGTCAGTGGGCACAAATATGGACTAGTCTATGCTGGTATTGGATGGGTCATTTGGAGGAACAAGGAGGACTTGCCTGAAGAACTTATCTTCCATATCAATTATCTTGGAGCTGATCAACCAACCTTCACCCTTAACTTCTCCAAAG GATCTAGTCAAGTTATTGCTCAATATTACCAACTCATTCGGTTGGGTTACGAG GGATACAGAAATGTCATGGAAAATTGTAGAGACAACATGCTGGTACTCAAACAAGGACTAGAGAAGACAGGCAAGTTCAACATTGTTTCGAAAGACAATGGGGTGCCACTGGTGGCCTTTTCTTTGAAGGACAATAGCTTGCACAACGAATTTGAGGTGTCCGACATGTTAAGGCGTTTTGGTTGGATTGTGCCTGCCTACACCATGCCTCCTGATGCTCAACATGTTACTGTGTTGCGCGTCGTAATTCGAGAAGATTTTTCTCGGACACTCGCTGAGCGTCTTGTCATTGACATTGGCAAGGTTCTACATGAGCTTGAGACATTGCCATCCAGGATCAGTGCCAAGATTGTGTTGGCTAATGAAGAGAAGGATGCCGTGGCCGATAAAGACAAGAAGGACGTCCAGAAAGAAACAAGAGAGATTATTACAGCTTGGAGGAAGCTTGTCATTCAAAGGAAGAAGATGAATGGTGTTTGCTAG
- the LOC7494518 gene encoding glutamate decarboxylase 1 isoform X2, which yields MVLSKTASESDVSVHSTFASRYVRASLPRFKMPENSIPKEAAFQIINDELMLDGNPRLNLASFVTTWMEPECDKLIMASINKNYVDMDEYPVTTEMQNRCVNMIAHLFNAPLGDSETAVGVGTVGSSEAIMLAGLAFKRKWQNKRKAEGKPYDKPNIVTGANVQVCWEKFARYFEVELKEVKLSDGYYVMDPEKAVQMVDENTICVAAILGSTLNGEFEDVKLLNDLLVEKNKSTGWDTPIHVDAASGGFIAPFIYPELEWDFRLPLVKSINVSGHKYGLVYAGIGWVIWRNKEDLPEELIFHINYLGADQPTFTLNFSKGSSQVIAQYYQLIRLGYEGYRNVMENCRDNMLVLKQGLEKTGKFNIVSKDNGVPLVAFSLKDNSLHNEFEVSDMLRRFGWIVPAYTMPPDAQHVTVLRVVIREDFSRTLAERLVIDIGKVLHELETLPSRISAKIVLANEEKDAVADKDKKDVQKETREIITAWRKLVIQRKKMNGVC from the exons ATGGTTCTCTCCAAGACAGCTTCAGAATCTGATGTCTCCGTTCACTCAACGTTTGCCTCTAGATATGTTCGAGCTTCACTTCCCAG GTTCAAGATGCCAGAGAACTCGATCCCGAAGGAGGCAGCCTTTCAGATCATAAACGATGAGCTCATGCTGGATGGAAACCCTAGGCTGAACCTAGCATCGTTTGTGACGACATGGATGGAGCCTGAATGTGACAAGCTTATCATGGCTTCTATCAACAAAAACTACGTCGACATGGATGAATACCCTGTCACCACTGAG ATGCAGAATCGATGCGTTAACATGATAGCCCATCTCTTCAATGCTCCACTTGGAGACTCAGAGACAGCGGTAGGAGTAGGAACTGTTGGATCTTCTGAGGCTATAATGTTGGCTGGTTTGGCATTCAAGAGGAAGTGGCAAAACAAGAGAAAAGCTGAGGGAAAGCCTTACGATAAGCCTAACATTGTCACGGGAGCCAATGTTCAG GTATGTTGGGAGAAATTTGCAAGGTACTTTGAGGTGGAGTTGAAGGAGGTGAAGCTTAGTGATGGCTATTATGTGATGGATCCTGAGAAAGCAGTGCAAATGGTGGATGAGAACACAATCTGTGTTGCAGCTATTCTTGGTTCCACTCTTAATGGAGAATTTGAAGATGTCAAGCTCTTGAATGATCTCCTGGTGGAGAAGAACAAATCAACAGG TTGGGATACTCCGATCCATGTCGATGCGGCCAGCGGTGGCTTCATTGCACCTTTTATATACCCGGAGCTCGAGTGGGATTTCCGGTTGCCATTGGTGAAGAGTATCAATGTCAGTGGGCACAAATATGGACTAGTCTATGCTGGTATTGGATGGGTCATTTGGAGGAACAAGGAGGACTTGCCTGAAGAACTTATCTTCCATATCAATTATCTTGGAGCTGATCAACCAACCTTCACCCTTAACTTCTCCAAAG GATCTAGTCAAGTTATTGCTCAATATTACCAACTCATTCGGTTGGGTTACGAG GGATACAGAAATGTCATGGAAAATTGTAGAGACAACATGCTGGTACTCAAACAAGGACTAGAGAAGACAGGCAAGTTCAACATTGTTTCGAAAGACAATGGGGTGCCACTGGTGGCCTTTTCTTTGAAGGACAATAGCTTGCACAACGAATTTGAGGTGTCCGACATGTTAAGGCGTTTTGGTTGGATTGTGCCTGCCTACACCATGCCTCCTGATGCTCAACATGTTACTGTGTTGCGCGTCGTAATTCGAGAAGATTTTTCTCGGACACTCGCTGAGCGTCTTGTCATTGACATTGGCAAGGTTCTACATGAGCTTGAGACATTGCCATCCAGGATCAGTGCCAAGATTGTGTTGGCTAATGAAGAGAAGGATGCCGTGGCCGATAAAGACAAGAAGGACGTCCAGAAAGAAACAAGAGAGATTATTACAGCTTGGAGGAAGCTTGTCATTCAAAGGAAGAAGATGAATGGTGTTTGCTAG
- the LOC7468337 gene encoding glutamate decarboxylase 1 → MALSKTTLDTDVSVHSTFASRYVRASLPRFRMPENSIPKEAAYQIINDELMLDGNPRLNLASFVTTWMEPECDKLIMASVNKNYVDMDEYPVTTELQNRCVNMIAHLFNAPLGESETAVGVGTVGSSEAIMLAGLAFKRKWQNKRKAEGKPCDQPNIVTGANVQVCWEKFARYFEVELKEVKLREGYYVMDPEKAVEMVDENTICVAAILGSTLNGEFEDVKLLNDLLTKKNKETGWDTPIHVDAASGGFIAPFIYPDLEWDFRLPLVKSINVSGHKYGLVYAGIGWVIWRSKEDLPEELIFHINYLGADQPTFTLNFSKGSSQVIAQYYQLIRLGYEGYKNVMENCRDNMLVLKEGLELTGRFDIISKDIGVPLVAFSLKDSSTHNEFEVSDMLRRFGWIVPAYTMPPDAQHITVLRVVIREDFSRTLAERLVNDIQKVMHELETVPCKVCARISISGDGDNEQHGAVVVKKTALETQREITTIWRKFVMEKKKMNGVC, encoded by the exons ATGGCTCTCTCCAAGACTACACTAGACACTGATGTTTCTGTCCACTCGACCTTCGCATCTCGATATGTTCGAGCCTCGCTTCCAAG GTTCAGAATGCCAGAGAATTCGATCCCAAAAGAGGCAGCCTACCAGATCATAAACGATGAGCTCATGCTGGATGGTAACCCTAGGCTGAACCTGGCGTCTTTTGTGACAACATGGATGGAGCCTGAGTGCGACAAGCTCATCATGGCTTCTGTTAACAAGAACTATGTTGACATGGATGAGTATCCTGTCACCACTGAATTACAG AATCGATGTGTTAACATGATAGCACATCTCTTCAATGCCCCACTTGGAGAATCAGAGACTGCAGTTGGAGTGGGAACTGTAGGATCCTCAGAGGCAATCATGTTGGCAGGTTTAgcattcaaaagaaaatggcAGAACAAGAGAAAAGCTGAGGGAAAGCCCTGTGATCAGCCCAACATCGTCACCGGGGCCAATGTTCAG GTTTGCTGGGAGAAATTTGCAAGGTATTTTGAAGTGGAGTTGAAAGAAGTGAAGCTAAGAGAAGGCTATTATGTGATGGACCCTGAAAAGGCTGTGGAAATGGTGGATGAGAACACAATCTGTGTTGCTGCTATCCTTGGCTCCACTCTCAATGGAGAGTTTGAAGATGTCAAGCTCTTGAATGATCTATTGACTAAGAAGAACAAGGAAACTGG ATGGGATACACCAATCCATGTGGACGCAGCAAGTGGAGGATTCATAGCACCATTCATATACCCTGATCTTGAATGGGATTTTCGGTTGCCATTGGTGAAGAGCATCAATGTTAGTGGACACAAATATGGACTAGTTTATGCTGGAATTGGTTGGGTCATTTGGAGGAGCAAAGAGGACTTGCCAGAAGAGCTTATCTTCCATATCAATTATCTCGGAGCTGATCAGCCCACCTTCACCCTTAACTTCTCTAAAG GTTCTAGTCAAGTCATTGCCCAGTACTATCAACTGATTCGTTTGGGTTATGAG GGATACAAGAATGTTATGGAGAATTGCAGAGACAACATGCTAGTGCTCAAAGAAGGATTGGAGCTGACAGGCAGGTTCGACATTATCTCTAAAGACATTGGAGTACCATTGGTAGCCTTTTCTTTGAAGGACAGTAGCACCCACAATGAGTTTGAGGTATCCGACATGCTAAGGCGGTTTGGTTGGATTGTGCCTGCATACACCATGCCTCCTGATGCTCAACATATTACAGTGTTGCGCGTCGTTATACGAGAAGACTTCTCACGAACACTAGCCGAACGGCTTGTCAATGATATCCAGAAAGTTATGCATGAGCTTGAGACCGTACCATGCAAAGTTTGTGCTAGGATTTCGATTTCTGGTGATGGTGATAATGAGCAGCATGGTGCTGTAGTTGTGAAGAAAACTGCTCTAGAGACCCAGAGGGAGATAACTACAATTTGGAGGAAGTTTGTgatggaaaagaagaagatgaatggTGTTTGCTAA